In Zingiber officinale cultivar Zhangliang chromosome 3B, Zo_v1.1, whole genome shotgun sequence, a single window of DNA contains:
- the LOC122056404 gene encoding probable protein S-acyltransferase 15 isoform X3, with amino-acid sequence MLDLRFPRPKRSPWELLRSALFSCALVLISQFALASVPWLFPSISLLAMLPIAALVMAVTIFLGRFWRRLFDVSASAPALVLFNLLFMWGVYITVIRKAVPSLLDAVLNAECALLLYGLYRIFSSDPGAVSFSSSTVESGQNEFDTLNVQFEQNSPTLSRVRYCKNCKTGIKGFDHHCPAFGNCIGHKNHRLFIILLAGFLIAESSYTMSSTKFLTKSADAQRMENILASSLVISTMLFCILQVLWQVVFLIWHIYCICFNIKTEEWINWKRYPEFQLMIEPQPGSPFGETRFTNPYNKGLLESCILFLISSAAA; translated from the exons ATGTTGGACCTGAGGTTTCCCAGGCCAAAGAGGTCTCCATGGGAGCTACTCCGATCTGCTCTCTTCTCTTGCGCTCTCGTTCTAATCTCTCAATTCGCTCTCGCATCTGTCCCCTGGCTTTTTCCTTCCATCTCCCTCCTTGCTATGCTCCCGATTGCAG CTTTGGTTATGGCGGTGACGATTTTCTTGGGGAGATTTTGGAGGCGTCTATTTGATGTTTCTGCATCTGCTCCGGCTCTCGTCCTCTTCAATCTACTGTTCATGTGGGGAGTTTATATTACTGTCATTCGAAAag CCGTCCCCTCGTTACTGGATGCTGTTCTCAATGCTGAGTGCGCTTTGCTATTGTATGGTCTTTATAG AATATTCTCTAGTGATCCTGGAGCAGTTTCATTTAGCTCTTCCACTGTTGAGTCCGGTCAGAATGAATTTGATACTCTAAATGTTCAATTCGAG CAGAACTCCCCAACACTTTCAAGGGTTAGATATTGTAAAAACTGTAAGACTGGTATTAAGGGATTTGACCACCATTGTCCTGCTTTTGGGAATTGCATAG GTCACAAAAATCATCGtttatttattattcttttagCTGGATTTCTTATTGCTGAATCTTCCTATACAATGAGTTCGACCAAGT TTCTCACCAAATCTGCTGATGCACAGAGGATGGAG AACATCCTTGCTAGCAGCTTGGTCATCAGTACAATGCTTTTCTGTATCCTCCAAGTGCTATGGCAG GTTGTGTTCCTGATATGGCATATTTACTGCATTTGTTTCAACATCAAAACAGAGGAGTGG ATTAATTGGAAGAGATATCCTGAATTCCAACTTATGATTGAACCTCAACCAG GAAGTCCTTTTGGGGAGACCAGGTTCACTAATCCATATAATAAGGGTCTGCTTG AGTCTTGCATCCTCTTTCTGATATCCAGTGCTGCTGCTTGA
- the LOC122056404 gene encoding probable protein S-acyltransferase 15 isoform X1 gives MLDLRFPRPKRSPWELLRSALFSCALVLISQFALASVPWLFPSISLLAMLPIAALVMAVTIFLGRFWRRLFDVSASAPALVLFNLLFMWGVYITVIRKAVPSLLDAVLNAECALLLYGLYRIFSSDPGAVSFSSSTVESGQNEFDTLNVQFEQNSPTLSRVRYCKNCKTGIKGFDHHCPAFGNCIGHKNHRLFIILLAGFLIAESSYTMSSTKFLTKSADAQRMENILASSLVISTMLFCILQVLWQVVFLIWHIYCICFNIKTEEWINWKRYPEFQLMIEPQPGSPFGETRFTNPYNKGLLDSWRGRKFIMLRWS, from the exons ATGTTGGACCTGAGGTTTCCCAGGCCAAAGAGGTCTCCATGGGAGCTACTCCGATCTGCTCTCTTCTCTTGCGCTCTCGTTCTAATCTCTCAATTCGCTCTCGCATCTGTCCCCTGGCTTTTTCCTTCCATCTCCCTCCTTGCTATGCTCCCGATTGCAG CTTTGGTTATGGCGGTGACGATTTTCTTGGGGAGATTTTGGAGGCGTCTATTTGATGTTTCTGCATCTGCTCCGGCTCTCGTCCTCTTCAATCTACTGTTCATGTGGGGAGTTTATATTACTGTCATTCGAAAag CCGTCCCCTCGTTACTGGATGCTGTTCTCAATGCTGAGTGCGCTTTGCTATTGTATGGTCTTTATAG AATATTCTCTAGTGATCCTGGAGCAGTTTCATTTAGCTCTTCCACTGTTGAGTCCGGTCAGAATGAATTTGATACTCTAAATGTTCAATTCGAG CAGAACTCCCCAACACTTTCAAGGGTTAGATATTGTAAAAACTGTAAGACTGGTATTAAGGGATTTGACCACCATTGTCCTGCTTTTGGGAATTGCATAG GTCACAAAAATCATCGtttatttattattcttttagCTGGATTTCTTATTGCTGAATCTTCCTATACAATGAGTTCGACCAAGT TTCTCACCAAATCTGCTGATGCACAGAGGATGGAG AACATCCTTGCTAGCAGCTTGGTCATCAGTACAATGCTTTTCTGTATCCTCCAAGTGCTATGGCAG GTTGTGTTCCTGATATGGCATATTTACTGCATTTGTTTCAACATCAAAACAGAGGAGTGG ATTAATTGGAAGAGATATCCTGAATTCCAACTTATGATTGAACCTCAACCAG GAAGTCCTTTTGGGGAGACCAGGTTCACTAATCCATATAATAAGGGTCTGCTTG ATTCATGGCGAGGGAGAAAGTTCATTATGCTGAGATGGAGCTAA
- the LOC122056404 gene encoding probable protein S-acyltransferase 15 isoform X4, whose product MLDLRFPRPKRSPWELLRSALFSCALVLISQFALASVPWLFPSISLLAMLPIAALVMAVTIFLGRFWRRLFDVSASAPALVLFNLLFMWGVYITVIRKAVPSLLDAVLNAECALLLYGLYRIFSSDPGAVSFSSSTVESGQNEFDTLNVQFEQNSPTLSRVRYCKNCKTGIKGFDHHCPAFGNCIGHKNHRLFIILLAGFLIAESSYTMSSTKFLTKSADAQRMENILASSLVISTMLFCILQVLWQVVFLIWHIYCICFNIKTEEWINWKRYPEFQLMIEPQPGSPFGETRFTNPYNKGLLGNILDFIKSKS is encoded by the exons ATGTTGGACCTGAGGTTTCCCAGGCCAAAGAGGTCTCCATGGGAGCTACTCCGATCTGCTCTCTTCTCTTGCGCTCTCGTTCTAATCTCTCAATTCGCTCTCGCATCTGTCCCCTGGCTTTTTCCTTCCATCTCCCTCCTTGCTATGCTCCCGATTGCAG CTTTGGTTATGGCGGTGACGATTTTCTTGGGGAGATTTTGGAGGCGTCTATTTGATGTTTCTGCATCTGCTCCGGCTCTCGTCCTCTTCAATCTACTGTTCATGTGGGGAGTTTATATTACTGTCATTCGAAAag CCGTCCCCTCGTTACTGGATGCTGTTCTCAATGCTGAGTGCGCTTTGCTATTGTATGGTCTTTATAG AATATTCTCTAGTGATCCTGGAGCAGTTTCATTTAGCTCTTCCACTGTTGAGTCCGGTCAGAATGAATTTGATACTCTAAATGTTCAATTCGAG CAGAACTCCCCAACACTTTCAAGGGTTAGATATTGTAAAAACTGTAAGACTGGTATTAAGGGATTTGACCACCATTGTCCTGCTTTTGGGAATTGCATAG GTCACAAAAATCATCGtttatttattattcttttagCTGGATTTCTTATTGCTGAATCTTCCTATACAATGAGTTCGACCAAGT TTCTCACCAAATCTGCTGATGCACAGAGGATGGAG AACATCCTTGCTAGCAGCTTGGTCATCAGTACAATGCTTTTCTGTATCCTCCAAGTGCTATGGCAG GTTGTGTTCCTGATATGGCATATTTACTGCATTTGTTTCAACATCAAAACAGAGGAGTGG ATTAATTGGAAGAGATATCCTGAATTCCAACTTATGATTGAACCTCAACCAG GAAGTCCTTTTGGGGAGACCAGGTTCACTAATCCATATAATAAGGGTCTGCTTGGTAACATTCTAGACTTCATAAAATCAAAGAGTTAG
- the LOC122056403 gene encoding short-chain dehydrogenase TIC 32 B, chloroplastic-like: MGYFREATGIKGPSGFGSGATAEQITQGIDASRLTVIITGGSSGIGAETARVLALRGAHVIIGARNLEAANNVKQSILQGIPSARIDIIQIDVSSLRSVRTFADKFLAMDLPLNVLINNAGIMYGPFQLSEDGVEMQFATNHLGHFLLTNLLLEKMKTTAARTGIEGRIVNLSSVAHIGPYREGIKFDKLNDKKAYDDKSAYGQSKLANILHSNELARRLKAEGANVTANSVHPGLVRTNLGKHSPVFMAVLKTVTCVLWKNIPQGAATSCYVAVHPSLKGVSGKYFADSNEEKPSDMARDAALATKLWDFSEQLVNSK, from the exons ATGGGTTACTTCAGGGAAGCCACCGGCATTAAAGGCCCCAGCGGATTCGGATCCGGCGCCACCGCCGAGCAGATCACCCAAGGCATTGACGCCTCCCGTCTCACCGTCATCATCACCG GTGGAAGCAGTGGCATTGGAGCCGAGACTGCGAGGGTGTTGGCCCTCAGAGGAGCCCATGTCATCATCGGCGCAAGGAACTTAGAAGCTGCCAACAATGTGAAACAAAGCATTCTACAGGGCATCCCATCTGCTAGAATTGACATCATACAGATTGATGTTAGCTCACTCAGATCTGTCAGAACCTTCGCCGACAAATTCCTTGCAATGGATCTGCCTCTCAATGTCTTGAT TAACAACGCTGGTATCATGTACGGCCCGTTCCAACTCTCCGAGGATGGTGTGGAGATGCAGTTTGCTACTAATCATCTTG GTCACTTTTTGTTGACAAATCTTCTCCTCGAGAAAATGAAAACCACAGCGGCGAGGACGGGGATTGAAGGCCGCATCGTGAATCTATCCTCGGTAGCTCACATTGGACCTTATAGGGAAGGAATCAAGTTCGATAAACTCAATGACAAGAAGGC ATACGATGATAAATCGGCGTATGGGCAGTCCAAATTGGCAAACATCTTGCACTCCAATGAGCTCGCCCGGCGCTTGAAG GCAGAAGGTGCAAATGTCACAGCAAATTCTGTTCATCCTGGTCTGGTTAGGACGAACTTGGGAAAACATTCTCCCGTCTTCATGG CTGTGTTGAAAACTGTCACCTGCGTCCTGTGGAAGAACATACCTCAG GGAGCAGCAACCTCATGTTATGTGGCAGTGCATCCTAGCCTGAAGGGCGTGAGTGGTAAGTACTTCGCCGACTCGAATGAGGAAAAGCCGAGCGACATGGCCAGGGATGCAGCGTTAGCAACGAAGCTTTGGGACTTCAGCGAGCAACTTGTGAATTCAAAATAA
- the LOC122056404 gene encoding probable protein S-acyltransferase 23 isoform X2: MLDLRFPRPKRSPWELLRSALFSCALVLISQFALASVPWLFPSISLLAMLPIAALVMAVTIFLGRFWRRLFDVSASAPALVLFNLLFMWGVYITVIRKAVPSLLDAVLNAECALLLYGLYRIFSSDPGAVSFSSSTVESGQNEFDTLNVQFENSPTLSRVRYCKNCKTGIKGFDHHCPAFGNCIGHKNHRLFIILLAGFLIAESSYTMSSTKFLTKSADAQRMENILASSLVISTMLFCILQVLWQVVFLIWHIYCICFNIKTEEWINWKRYPEFQLMIEPQPGSPFGETRFTNPYNKGLLDSWRGRKFIMLRWS, encoded by the exons ATGTTGGACCTGAGGTTTCCCAGGCCAAAGAGGTCTCCATGGGAGCTACTCCGATCTGCTCTCTTCTCTTGCGCTCTCGTTCTAATCTCTCAATTCGCTCTCGCATCTGTCCCCTGGCTTTTTCCTTCCATCTCCCTCCTTGCTATGCTCCCGATTGCAG CTTTGGTTATGGCGGTGACGATTTTCTTGGGGAGATTTTGGAGGCGTCTATTTGATGTTTCTGCATCTGCTCCGGCTCTCGTCCTCTTCAATCTACTGTTCATGTGGGGAGTTTATATTACTGTCATTCGAAAag CCGTCCCCTCGTTACTGGATGCTGTTCTCAATGCTGAGTGCGCTTTGCTATTGTATGGTCTTTATAG AATATTCTCTAGTGATCCTGGAGCAGTTTCATTTAGCTCTTCCACTGTTGAGTCCGGTCAGAATGAATTTGATACTCTAAATGTTCAATTCGAG AACTCCCCAACACTTTCAAGGGTTAGATATTGTAAAAACTGTAAGACTGGTATTAAGGGATTTGACCACCATTGTCCTGCTTTTGGGAATTGCATAG GTCACAAAAATCATCGtttatttattattcttttagCTGGATTTCTTATTGCTGAATCTTCCTATACAATGAGTTCGACCAAGT TTCTCACCAAATCTGCTGATGCACAGAGGATGGAG AACATCCTTGCTAGCAGCTTGGTCATCAGTACAATGCTTTTCTGTATCCTCCAAGTGCTATGGCAG GTTGTGTTCCTGATATGGCATATTTACTGCATTTGTTTCAACATCAAAACAGAGGAGTGG ATTAATTGGAAGAGATATCCTGAATTCCAACTTATGATTGAACCTCAACCAG GAAGTCCTTTTGGGGAGACCAGGTTCACTAATCCATATAATAAGGGTCTGCTTG ATTCATGGCGAGGGAGAAAGTTCATTATGCTGAGATGGAGCTAA
- the LOC122056404 gene encoding probable protein S-acyltransferase 15 isoform X5: MLDLRFPRPKRSPWELLRSALFSCALVLISQFALASVPWLFPSISLLAMLPIAALVMAVTIFLGRFWRRLFDVSASAPALVLFNLLFMWGVYITVIRKAVPSLLDAVLNAECALLLYGLYRIFSSDPGAVSFSSSTVESGQNEFDTLNVQFEQNSPTLSRVRYCKNCKTGIKGFDHHCPAFGNCIGHKNHRLFIILLAGFLIAESSYTMSSTKFLTKSADAQRMENILASSLVISTMLFCILQVLWQVVFLIWHIYCICFNIKTEELIGRDILNSNL; the protein is encoded by the exons ATGTTGGACCTGAGGTTTCCCAGGCCAAAGAGGTCTCCATGGGAGCTACTCCGATCTGCTCTCTTCTCTTGCGCTCTCGTTCTAATCTCTCAATTCGCTCTCGCATCTGTCCCCTGGCTTTTTCCTTCCATCTCCCTCCTTGCTATGCTCCCGATTGCAG CTTTGGTTATGGCGGTGACGATTTTCTTGGGGAGATTTTGGAGGCGTCTATTTGATGTTTCTGCATCTGCTCCGGCTCTCGTCCTCTTCAATCTACTGTTCATGTGGGGAGTTTATATTACTGTCATTCGAAAag CCGTCCCCTCGTTACTGGATGCTGTTCTCAATGCTGAGTGCGCTTTGCTATTGTATGGTCTTTATAG AATATTCTCTAGTGATCCTGGAGCAGTTTCATTTAGCTCTTCCACTGTTGAGTCCGGTCAGAATGAATTTGATACTCTAAATGTTCAATTCGAG CAGAACTCCCCAACACTTTCAAGGGTTAGATATTGTAAAAACTGTAAGACTGGTATTAAGGGATTTGACCACCATTGTCCTGCTTTTGGGAATTGCATAG GTCACAAAAATCATCGtttatttattattcttttagCTGGATTTCTTATTGCTGAATCTTCCTATACAATGAGTTCGACCAAGT TTCTCACCAAATCTGCTGATGCACAGAGGATGGAG AACATCCTTGCTAGCAGCTTGGTCATCAGTACAATGCTTTTCTGTATCCTCCAAGTGCTATGGCAG GTTGTGTTCCTGATATGGCATATTTACTGCATTTGTTTCAACATCAAAACAGAGGA ATTAATTGGAAGAGATATCCTGAATTCCAACTTATGA